A window of Coregonus clupeaformis isolate EN_2021a chromosome 28, ASM2061545v1, whole genome shotgun sequence contains these coding sequences:
- the LOC121543358 gene encoding fish-egg lectin-like, producing the protein MRATAAVLLVHCLLAISHAWDCQEVVNINNLMQIDAGLGQVVATDTSQLPYYLVGDEWIRLPGSLKHITVGPAGIWGVNKGDSIYKYVAGNWVQAAGLLKQVDAGGNQFIVGANMNDTPYCLTSSATVGYKGPGSPLPWTGLPGAVKYYSCGPFGCWAVNNNDDIFLMSLNQDCQNQGWSHIDGKLSMIEVATDGSVFGVNSLGDVYTRDGITASKPEGTGWSNVPMCLRMKHVTYDLGRLWVVSKSGVTMVCTR; encoded by the exons ATGAGAGCCACTGCAGCCGTCCTACTGGTCCACTGTCTCCTGGCCATCAGTCATG CATGGGATTGTCAGGAGGTAGTAAACATCAATAATCTGATGCAGATCGATGCAGGACTGGGACAAGTGGTTGCAACGGACACAAGTCAACTCCCCTACTACCTGGTAGGTGATGAATGGATCCGCCTGCCTGGTTCCCTGAAGCATATCACTGTGGGACCAGCAGGGATCTGGGGTGTCAACAAGGGAGACTCAATCTACAAGTATGTGGCCGGTAACTGGGTGCAAGCTGCAG GCCTTCTGAAGCAGGTGGATGCTGGGGGTAACCAGTTTATTGTGGGGGCCAACATGAACGATACTCCGTACTGTCTGACAAGTAGTGCCACAGTTGGCTACAAAGGTCCAGGCTCACCCCTTCCATGGACAGGATTGCCAGGAGCTGTGAAGTACTACAGTTGTGGACCCTTTGGGTGCTGGGCAGTCAACAACAATGATGATATCTTCTTAATGAGT CTGAATCAAGACTGCCAAAACCAGGGGTGGAGTCACATTGACGGCAAGCTTTCCATGATTGAGGTGGCAACTGATGGTAGTGTCTTTGGGGTCAACTCTTTGGGTGATGTTTATACCAG AGACGGCATCACAGCCAGTAAACCAGAGGGCACTGGATGGAGCAATGTCCCAATGTGCTTGCGGATGAAGCACGTGACCTACGACCTGGGCCGTCTTTGGGTCGTCTCCAAGTCTGGCGTCACCATGGTGTGCACACGTTAG